A genomic window from Glycine max cultivar Williams 82 chromosome 17, Glycine_max_v4.0, whole genome shotgun sequence includes:
- the LOC100792975 gene encoding filament-like plant protein 7, with the protein MDQKTWLWRKKSSEKTIIAADNTDLSSKENEEVQALVADKEELEKDLKRLNTKLNSALSDSNAKDELVKKQTKFAQEAMAGLKKADAEVLSMKQDLDEALQQRLVYEERVAHLDGALKECMQQLRFVREEQGQRIHDAVMKASKEFERERIVLEEQLSETSKRLAKAEVENSHLNKSIFARENLIEDLKSQLTQAEADHSALMNRLESTENDNTSLKYEVRVLEKELEIRNEEREFNRRTADVSHKQHLESIKKIAKLESECQRLRLLVRKRLPGPAALAKMKNEVDMLGRDSFEIRRSKLSSTSSVVESSVDTSPETPIRRINTLTEKLCAMEEENKTLKESLDRKMNELQFSRVMLSRTASKLLQLESQTEESSKALVTVEQPRSYLTSHEFSLASMSDAGSDDKASCAESWASALISELEHFRSGKEKEPLSCKSVGASDIDLMDDFVEMEKLAVVSVEKATEISSASLKAISEINGFSGIETKETTPEVEGKEIIPVSDHISTATNETTSEVVGMEIIPVSDQISDLSKSNKKTCSIDIFTGNIPGWLQDVVKMVLEQNHVTNKSSDDILDDIRVALRYVNNPDLCDFDSSKGSGHIDTQDPPQCIHCISCSKNSLVVNPSGDENNADISPIKRIESQSQEDLSKSIGKIIEIVERISLPAVDYDSSDPLDKGDGDIISYKNVGMPTGYMVRVFQWKTSELSNVLRKFLHVCYDLLSGKTDYENFAKELTTALDWIMNHCFSLQDVSSMKDAIKKQFDWDETRSEGETENEISHFAEEDKLHLLRGSLSTLPQVTTLDGHDLQNGEIYYKEKEELTNKEKLISAESQKEVLEGKIQSATDRIKSLMNQLQESEKIIDSLRLEIQSYKESNGKLENEIRNQQVIISNLEEHHTEEELKEACNKVLALEVELEKKNSNCKELEAKCTELQVQLESMSKECSNNDINEKDKALCNDWEITAASEKLAECQETILNLGKQLKAMAVPKDASLFDNVVATQFDANTNTATTTTLTTANVNPSPAPPKFMKVKSRSLLDQMLADDTKAKVPKASDGNANPITIPGVIEPLEKILVLNRVNDHEDRTTDKSLAIVPAKKPGSGSLWRKLLRRRKKSAILKISV; encoded by the exons ATGGATCAAAAAACGTGGCTTTGGAGGAAAAAATCCTCAGAAAAGACAATTATAGCAGCCGACAACACAGATCTCtcttcaaaagaaaatgaagag GTACAGGCACTTGTAGCTGATAAAGAAGAATTGGAGAAAGACTTGAAAAGATTAAATACCAAACTTAATTCGGCACTTTCTGATAGTAATGCTAAagatgagctggtgaagaaacaaacaaaatttgcACAAGAAGCAATGGCAG GTTTGAAGAAGGCAGACGCTGAAGTGTTGTCCATGAAGCAAGACCTGGATGAAGCTTTGCAGCAGCGATTAGTTTATGAAGAAAGAGTAGCCCATTTGGATGGAGCTCTCAAGGAATGTATGCAGCAGTTACGATTTGTTCGAGAAGAACAAGGGCAAAGGATTCATGATGCGGTGATGAAGGCTTCAAAAGAATTTGAAAGAGAGCGCATAGTTCTGGAGGAACAGTTATCTGAGACAAGTAAAAGGCTTGCAAAAGCTGAGGTTGAAAATTCTCATCTTAATAAATCCATATTTGCAAGAGAAAATTTGATTGAAGATCTGAAAAGTCAGTTGACTCAAGCTGAGGCAGATCACAGTGCTCTGATGAATAGATTAGAGTCCACTGAGAATGACAATACCTCTCTGAAGTATGAGGTTCGTGTACTTGAGAAGGAACTTGAGATCCGAAACGAGGAGAGGGAATTTAACCGTCGAACAGCTGATGTTTCTCACAAGCAGCACTTAgagagtattaaaaaaattgccaAGTTAGAATCAGAATGTCAGAGGCTGCGCCTTCTGGTTCGGAAACGGTTACCAGGTCCTGCTGCCCtggcaaaaatgaaaaatgaagttGACATGTTGGGACGGGATTCATTTGAAATCAGGAGGAGCAAATTGAGCTCAACCAGTTCAGTGGTTGAATCTTCAGTTGACACTTCTCCTGAGACTCCAATTAGAAGAATCAATACTCTGACTGAGAAGTTATGTGctatggaagaagaaaacaagacTTTAAAAGAATCCCTGGATAGGAAAATGAATGAGCTCCAATTCTCAAGAGTAATGCTTTCTCGCACAGCTTCCAAACTTTTGCAACTTGAGTCGCAGACTGAGGAATCATCTAAAGCTCTCGTAACTGTGGAACAGCCTAGAAGTTACCTCACATCACATGAGTTCTCTTTGGCATCCATGTCTGATGCCGGCAGCGATGACAAGGCTAGCTGTGCGGAATCCTGGGCTTCTGCATTGATTTCAGAATTGGAGCACTTTAGAAGCGGAAAGGAGAAGGAACCATTGTCATGCAAAAGTGTTGGAGCTTCAGACATAGATCTTATGGATGACTTTGTTGAAATGGAAAAATTAGCAGTGGTCTCTGTTGAAAAAGCCACTGAAATCTCGTCTGCTTCTCTGAAAGCCATTAGTGAGATCAATGGCTTCTCAGGGATTGAGACAAAGGAAACCACTCCTGAAGTAGAAGGTAAGGAGATCATTCCAGTGTCTGATCACATTTCGACTGCGACAAATGAGACCACTTCTGAAGTAGTAGGTATGGAGATCATTCCAGTGTCTGATCAGATTTCAGACCTCTCAAAGTCAAATAAGAAAACCTGTTCCATTGACATATTTACTGGCAATATTCCTGGTTGGCTTCAGGATGTAGTAAAAATGGTATTGGAACAAAACCATGTCACTAACAAAAGCTCTGATGATATACTCGATGATATTAGAGTAGCATTGAGGTATGTGAACAATCCCGATCTGTGTGACTTTGATTCAAGCAAAGGCTCTGGTCATATTGACACACAGGATCCTCCCCAGTGTATTCATTGCATCTCATGTTCAAAAAATTCTTTGGTGGTAAATCCATCTGGTGATGAAAATAATGCAGACATCTCACCAATAAAGAGAATTGAATCACAATCTCAGGAAGATCTGAGTAAATCAATTGGAAAGATAATTGAGATTGTTGAAAGAATCAGCCTGCCTGCTGTGGATTATGATAGTTCAGATCCCTTGGACAAAGGAGATGGGGATATCATTTCGTACAAGAATGTAGGAATGCCAACAGGCTACATGGTTCGTGTTTTCCAGTGGAAAACATCTGAACTCAGTAATGTTTTACGGAAATTTCTACATGTGTGTTATGATTTACTGAGTGGCAAGACTGATTATGAAAATTTTGCCAAAGAACTAACAACAGCATTGGATTGGATTATGAATCACTGCTTTTCACTTCAGGATGTTTCTAGCATGAAGGATGCCATCAAGAAACAATTTGATTGGGATGAGACACGGAGTGAAGGTGAAACAGAGAATGAGATAAGTCATTTTGCAGAGGAAGACAAGTTGCATCTTCTGAGAGGAAGCTTGTCAACTTTACCTCAAGTAACTACTTTGGATGGTCATGATCTTCAGAATGGAGAGATATATtataaggagaaagaagaacttacaaataaagaaaaattaatcagTGCTGAATCTCAAAAGGAAGTCTTGGAAGGGAAGATTCAATCAGCTACTGATAGGATTAAATCCTTAATGAATCAACTCCAGGAATCAGAGAAAATTATTGACAGCTTGAGATTGGAGATACAGTCCTATAAAGAATCAAATGGAAAACTTGAGAATGAAATCAGGAATCAGCAAGTGATAATTTCAAATCTTGAAGAACATCATACAGAAGAAGAATTAAAGGAGGCTTGTAACAAGGTTTTGGCTTTAGAAGTGGAACTGGAGAAAAAGAACAGCAATTGTAAAGAATTAGAGGCCAAATGTACTGAATTGCAGGTCCAGCTTGAAAG CATGTCAAAGGAGTGCTCAAACAATGATATTAATGAGAAAGATAAGGCACTGTGTAAT GACTGGGAGATAACAGCTGCTTCAGAAAAGTTGGCAGAGTGTCAAGAAACCATCCTTAATCTTGGGAAGCAGTTGAAAGCGATGGCTGTGCCAAAGGATGCTTCCCTTTTTGACAATGTTGTTGCCACCCAATTTGACGCAAATACCAACactgccaccaccaccactctCACCACCGCCAATGTGAATCCAAGTCCTGCCCCTCCAAAATTTATGAAAGTGAAAAGTCGATCTCTACTGGATCAGATGCTAGCTGATGATACTAAAGCAAAGGTTCCCAAAGCAAGCGACGGCAACGCCAACCCCATCACCATTCCTGGCGTAATAGAGCCCCTGGAAAAGATTCTAGTTTTGAACCGTGTAAACGATCATGAAGACAGAACCACTGATAAATCTTTGGCCATTGTACCTGCTAAGAAACCGGGAAGTGGAAGTTTGTGGAGGAAGTTAttaaggagaaggaagaaaagtgCCATCTTGAAAATATCCGTCTAG